In the genome of Bacteroidota bacterium, one region contains:
- a CDS encoding MBL fold metallo-hydrolase, with product MELYVIETGNLRLDGGAMFGVVPKVMWENLYPADENNLCNWAMRCLLVVDGDRITLIDNGIGDKQGKSFLKHYLLNGDDTLAGSLKNCGFSFDDITDVVLTHLHFDHCGGSIKYDEEKNLVPAFKNANFWVSKKQWELAKNPNRREKASFLEENILPIGESGKLKLVEGEEEIIPNITAKIFDGHTVGQIIPYINYNGKTIAYMADLLPSTAHIPMPYIMSYDTQPLLTLNDKERFYKDALDGNFILFFEHDIKNECCTLKNTIKGARVDKIFKLEDI from the coding sequence ATGGAATTATATGTAATTGAGACAGGGAATTTAAGATTGGACGGTGGAGCTATGTTTGGAGTTGTTCCAAAAGTGATGTGGGAAAATCTGTATCCGGCAGACGAAAATAATTTGTGCAATTGGGCAATGCGGTGCTTGCTCGTGGTAGATGGCGATAGAATTACTTTGATTGACAACGGAATTGGAGACAAACAAGGAAAAAGTTTTTTGAAACATTATTTACTTAATGGAGACGATACTTTGGCTGGCTCACTGAAAAATTGTGGTTTTAGTTTCGATGATATTACCGATGTAGTTTTAACACATTTGCATTTCGACCATTGCGGAGGCAGCATAAAATACGATGAAGAAAAAAATCTCGTTCCTGCTTTTAAAAATGCAAACTTTTGGGTTAGCAAAAAACAGTGGGAGCTTGCAAAAAATCCTAATAGGCGAGAAAAAGCCTCTTTTCTTGAAGAGAATATTTTGCCAATTGGTGAAAGCGGAAAATTGAAACTTGTTGAGGGTGAAGAAGAAATAATCCCAAATATTACTGCAAAAATTTTTGATGGACATACTGTCGGACAAATTATCCCTTATATAAATTATAATGGAAAAACTATTGCCTATATGGCTGATTTATTGCCATCTACTGCTCATATTCCAATGCCCTATATTATGAGTTACGATACTCAGCCTCTTCTGACTCTTAATGATAAAGAAAGATTTTACAAAGATGCTCTCGATGGCAATTTCATACTTTTTTTCGAACACGATATAAAAAATGAATGTTGTACATTGAAAAATACAATTAAAGGAGCCAGAGTTGATAAAATTTTTAAGTTAGAAGACATTTAG
- a CDS encoding solute-binding protein encodes MNTKPIFCLFLFLTISAIFSCTNSNIEGRSKEFSNNKSSGTLKIFHAGSMTVPINEIADSFKLVHPNIKILLESAGSRTCARKITDLKKDCDLMVSADYAVIDNLLIPDFAKWNIKFASNEMVIAFTERSKLKDDINSINWFEILFDENVAFGRSDPNSDPCGYRSVLTIKLAEKHYNQNQIIELLQKDLNYVRPKEVDLLSLLEIGAIDYIFIYRSVAQQHSLEYIVLPDEINLKSPKYGAFYKTASVKISGKKPNEFITKNGEPMIYGLTIPDNSQDKLLAIEFTEFFLSEKKGMKIIERNGQKSLIPAISETFSFVPNRLKKFAKPQ; translated from the coding sequence ATGAACACAAAACCAATTTTTTGCTTGTTTTTATTTCTAACCATTTCTGCAATTTTTTCATGCACAAATTCAAACATAGAAGGAAGAAGCAAGGAATTTTCAAATAATAAATCATCGGGAACGCTTAAAATATTTCATGCCGGGAGTATGACTGTTCCGATAAATGAAATTGCAGATTCTTTTAAATTGGTGCATCCAAATATAAAGATTCTGCTCGAATCTGCTGGCAGTAGAACTTGTGCAAGAAAAATTACCGACTTAAAAAAAGATTGCGACCTGATGGTTTCGGCAGATTATGCTGTAATTGACAATTTGCTAATTCCCGATTTTGCAAAATGGAATATAAAATTTGCAAGCAACGAAATGGTCATTGCTTTCACAGAAAGATCGAAACTAAAAGACGATATAAATTCAATAAATTGGTTCGAAATTCTGTTTGATGAAAATGTTGCTTTTGGGCGATCCGACCCGAATTCTGACCCATGTGGCTACCGAAGTGTTTTAACAATCAAATTGGCTGAAAAGCATTATAATCAAAATCAGATAATTGAGCTTTTGCAAAAAGATTTGAATTATGTCCGCCCAAAAGAAGTTGACTTATTGAGCCTGCTTGAGATTGGTGCTATCGACTATATTTTTATTTATCGTTCGGTAGCTCAGCAACATAGCTTAGAATACATTGTCCTCCCGGATGAGATAAACCTAAAAAGCCCAAAATATGGTGCATTTTATAAAACAGCTTCGGTTAAGATAAGTGGAAAAAAGCCAAATGAATTTATTACAAAAAATGGAGAACCAATGATTTACGGGCTTACAATTCCTGATAATTCTCAAGATAAATTATTAGCTATAGAATTTACAGAGTTTTTTCTTAGCGAAAAAAAAGGTATGAAAATAATAGAGAGGAATGGCCAAAAATCGCTAATTCCTGCTATTTCCGAAACATTCAGTTTCGTTCCAAATAGATTGAAAAAATTTGCAAAACCTCAATAA
- a CDS encoding ABC transporter permease, which translates to MKKYSLFQLLLIFLSGLTLIFIVAPLLIMLFDTSLGQIIETTKDDEVLGSIWLTLWTSMLATISFSIIAIPFSYILSKKDFPFKQLLLGIIDLPIVIPHSAAGIAILGFISRDTAIGKFASLFGLNLVGHPFGIAIAMAFVSIPFVINASRDGFSNVPDRLEKAALNLGASPVQVFFTISLPLAWRNILSGLVMMFARGMSEFGAVVIVAYHPMITPVLIFERFSSFGLNYARPVAIIFIAVSLVVFILMRFFVRKK; encoded by the coding sequence GTGAAAAAATACTCATTGTTTCAGCTATTATTGATTTTCCTCAGTGGATTAACTTTGATATTTATAGTGGCTCCACTTCTTATAATGCTATTTGATACTAGTTTAGGACAGATTATTGAAACAACCAAAGACGATGAAGTTTTGGGTAGCATTTGGCTTACTCTTTGGACTTCAATGCTAGCTACAATTAGTTTTTCGATAATTGCAATTCCATTTTCATACATCCTCTCAAAAAAGGATTTTCCTTTCAAACAATTACTTCTTGGAATTATTGATTTACCTATTGTGATTCCTCATTCAGCCGCTGGTATTGCTATTTTGGGTTTCATCTCGCGCGACACAGCTATTGGCAAGTTTGCTTCTCTTTTTGGCTTGAATTTAGTTGGCCATCCTTTTGGAATTGCTATTGCAATGGCTTTTGTAAGCATTCCTTTTGTTATTAATGCATCTCGCGATGGTTTCAGCAATGTCCCCGACAGGCTCGAAAAAGCAGCTCTAAATCTTGGTGCGTCGCCCGTACAAGTATTTTTTACAATTTCTCTTCCATTAGCATGGCGAAATATTCTATCTGGTTTAGTTATGATGTTTGCACGGGGCATGAGCGAATTTGGAGCAGTAGTGATTGTTGCATATCATCCGATGATTACGCCTGTTTTGATTTTCGAGCGATTCAGTTCATTCGGGTTAAATTATGCCCGTCCGGTTGCAATAATTTTTATTGCAGTTTCATTAGTAGTTTTTATTTTAATGCGTTTTTTTGTGAGAAAAAAATAA